The following nucleotide sequence is from Sander lucioperca isolate FBNREF2018 chromosome 19, SLUC_FBN_1.2, whole genome shotgun sequence.
TTTTATGTTTTTGAACACCTTGGTCCAAGCACTTTCCCTCAAGATAGATTGTTAATAGTCGGGTGATGAACGTAAGACTGTAAAGTGGCTGTAAATGGTAGAATAAAGTGTTAAGTGAAAGCAAAATCtgaggaaaaatgttttttaaaatgatCAATTTTCTCGATCCTTATAGACTTGTAGACAAACGCTGACTTAAATCTATACCTTTTGACCTTTGTTAAAGCTATGAAAACCTTGACATCTGGAGAATTTCAGAAGAAAACCTCCTGTATCTTGCCGAGAAGTTACAAAAACAATTCAAGCTCTAAACGGTTCCAGTGTGTCTTTGCTAGTctgtgtgaaagtgtgtttgtttgtattctCACTTCGTAGCTAGGACCATTTTCTTGCGTGCGCTGGTTTCTTTCGGCTCACTGTGCTGCCTCGCCAAATGTTCCCCCACTGCCTTACTGGGAAACTCTGTCTCGCAGGTGTAGCCAAAGTCCCTCGCCAGGTGGAGCGCCTCACCTGAGCacgaaaaaaacaggaaaaagacTGATATAGCGAGTGCTAAATGGATCAAATATGAAAACGGGAATATATCTGAAGGTACAACTCAAGTTTTTTGGAAGGTGTTTTGGACAAAAGTCCCTTACCTTCCACCAGGGAGGTGAGCAGTGTGACGTTGGCAGCTTTCCTCCGTCCTGCCGGCAGGTTGAGGCCTAGACGATCTAATTTCTCACGAAGACACCGGCCTCCGTTCTTAGACTTCGCTCtgtgaaaacagaaaatatatacatatatatatatatatattattctttTTACATCACACATTCCTCATCATCACACTGTCATTTTTTAAGACCCAACAAGAAAGAGAGAATATCTGTATCACATATCATCATCATTAATCATTTTTaaccaaaatacaaataaaatcctCTGGCCTCCTTATTCTACAAATCAATGTGTGTTTAATTAAGTCTTGAAAGTAAGGATGGAAGAATATAGATTTGCTTTGATTTGACAAAGGCATGAAATTAAGCATAATATCAAAGAGtataaaattaaaacatgtcaactcgttatatattaaaatatgctTTCTTTACACATAGATATGGTTGCATGTCCCCTTGAGTTTCCTCTGTCATTGTTTGAGCTTTTGTCTCTTTCTATACCCAAAGACGTTCTATTTTGGAAAACAGAGGAGCAATGGTCCCTGTCATTACTTCATCTTTTTATGTCAAAATTTTAAAACCATATGTCCTTACTTCCTATCTTATAAAAATCCCAAAAGATCTATTTGGGATATTTGAATGGAAATGACTGAGGGGTTTCTATCATTCTTTAACAAACCAGTTGTCCAAACAGGAGGCACAGTTTCACTTAAGATAAACTTCTCAACATTGATTTTGGTTCTGATACACACATGTGAAAACACAATTCATGTTCTCATCTGTTAGAATTAAGCTGTGTTGTTGGTGTGATTTATTCTACTCCAGATGACGATCAACACCTATAtttgcacattttttttcttctactttGTTGATGCCTCATCTTGTaggttccccccccccccttccctttctctccgcCTCATCAATAATACAGTGCTGGCAACTCTTGTTTTCCGCTAGTTCCTCTGATCCTGGCATGCTTTGGCCTGGTCTCGCCTCCCTCTGGCTCCCTGGGCATGGCGGCGCGTGCAGCCCCGGCCTTCGTTCGCCTACAATAGTCTTTGTGGGCGCTACTGTATCTCCTCTGTTTCATCTGAGGTTCACAAAGACTCAGGCAGTGCTCTCCAATGTTCACCAGCCAGATTTACGCTTTTAAAAAACAGGGTTTTCACTtttaaaatctctctctctctctctgatattATTTTGTTACAGGATATACAcggggtggacaaaataacagaaacattTTGATAATCTAATACAATCCAAAGTAACAGTCCTGCAGTAAATCCAAAGTTGTTGATTTATAGGGCTAGATTTTCTGTTGTTGGATTGTTCTTCCACCCTTTCACTACTTCACCACTACACTTGTATTCTTGTGAAACCCTGCTGCTGCAAGATGGACTCAATATTTTTGAAGTGTTGCGTCCTACATGGCCAGTGATCAGTGGATTTGTTAGGAGACACTTTAGGTTTAAATAGTTACCGTAAAAGTGTTCCTCAAAGCAAAAAcgttaaaaagttgttttagtcgtgcgagagaaaactcaaattggacagatagtctagctagctgtctggatttaccctgcagagatctgaggagcagttaaccatagtcctcagaaatcgaccagagtttaaaacgccaacacaaaaaaagcggaAGGTGtaggacatccggccgaaatgagggacatccgagGGATcttccggcagcacctgaacaatcccctaaatgaatcgtcgtcgatatagactagcaaCTAAATGTTGTTGTCTGCAAGATGCAATGGTTCTACATGGAGCCATAATGAGATGAAGTTTAAACATGTATGATGTCAGCAGTGCTCTTTAATCACCGTATTTACGTTTAGATCCATGAAAGAAGCTGTGATGAACCCTTGTTCTGCATCGGTGTACGGTcagatttctgtgtgtgtgtgtgtgtgtgtgtgtgtgtgtgtgtgtgtgtgtgtgtgtgtgtttgtactgaCCTGCGCAGTATGCCGCCCAGTAGGGAGGCGTTGAGGCACTCTGGTGGGGACAGTCTTCTTTTCACCTCAGCGATGGTGACTTTGTACTTGGAGGTGGAGCTGAGAAGCGACAGTCGGCCCGGTACCGAGCAGAACAGATCTGTAGGATTCACCACACATGTCCCCCctgcacgcgcgcacacacacacacacacacacacacacacacgacttgtTACAACAAGGCTCAGCATGGATGAACAGCAGTACCCAAGGacagttaaaggaatagttggcCAAGAAATATAAATTGTTGTTGTGTGCTCACAAACAAGGTTGTCTCATTGTATTTTATCAGActtgatatttttattttaactccCTTAAATTTGTCACACACAGTCCACATTTCTGTCTACACAAATTAAAGATGCTGATCTTTTGATCTTCTTCGATGTCCTATGAAAACCACGTATCTCCAAAAATGTCACCTTTTCTTGAAATatgaaaaacagccctgtttttaTTTCCCCCACTGGATTATTCATCTCAAGAAGTCCACAAGTGTTTCATGGCACCGTAAATAAGCTGTGCAAAATAACTACCTGTATGTCTTTTGAACATACAAAGAAGTGAATCCATAACTGGCAAAAGTATTTCCCTAATGATGCGGTGTCAAACATGAAGCTGAAATAATGCAGCACAACAGTGGAACCATTAAAAACAAAGAACTGTGGAGCTATCCAGCAGATTTCAAACCAATTGCCACtttaggtaatatttttttttattaattagtgGCGAATTGAACTTTGTACCTTTTGTACTTCTGTGTACTAATGCACTGTCTAATGATAGGTCAAAACACCATTTAACAGGAATGCTGACCCACCTATTGGCACGTTTTTCTGTACATtgataattgtttgtttttaacaacacagattataaaacaaaaaccttTTTGCTATTTTGGGAAAGCCCCTATGTTGACACAAGCTTGAATGTGTCAGGGGAATTGTGCaggcagttttatttattataggtATTTAGTTGCATTATGCCAATAACACCTCTGCAATTTTCAGTAATAATGATTTAAAAGTATATTAAAATAACAACAACTTGCAAACAACTAAGATCCAGCTCTTCTGGATGTTAAGTTCCGTTTGCATTTAAACATGCACACGCCCaacttctgtctgactgactgcctCCGCTTGTTTATACAATAAACAGCCATGGGCTGAGGATTTATGGTTAAACatgtattttcacattttagtaGATGCTGATCATTGAAGTGTCAACAAAACGAGGAGGATCTTCTTAAATTCTGTAGAAATTAAATTAACTATAacaatgatgataatgatggaTTTTACTCCATCCAAGAGCTGGACAAAAGGCAGACACATGTTGTCTGAAAACACAGTGCAAAGCCAAAGGCACTGAAAATTATTCTGGGGCTTCCTTTAGTTTGAGGGATATCTCATTTTGTAATGAATTCTGCAAATAATGAGAGGATGCTGCATTTTTTACAAGAGCTGCAAGagactttttctttatttttagtgTAGGTGCTTTCAGGTCTGTGCTGAATGTATCCAATACAAATCAATTTAGACCTTGAAAAGCCTTGACTAATAGAAAATACATGTACATTTTTGTCTGAAAGAAAACTTATTCATAAAGGTATAAATGTATCCTCAACCCTTAGAAGGGTGGCTTTAGCTGTGTACAAACTTTGCATGAGGTCTCCCTGGTTCTTATTTGTAATATTCACACGTATCAGGACAtacaagttattaaaaaaaacaaacatatctgAGCAAACAGGAAGTCTCTTTGTTCGGTACAATAATGTAAAGTATCAgtgcagccagtgtgcagtATGTACTATTCACAGTGAATAAAAATAGCCTGCACAGGAAAAATGCTCACCACTTCAGCTTTTCCACTTTCATTATAACATGAAAATTATTTATCAAATgtgatatatttatatttactacCTTTCTTTTGTCACATGTAGTATGCTAATCCACATTTCTGTTTACACTGCCTCAAATACTTGCCTCCAAACCTTAACACAAATTAAGGATGCAGCCTATTTTCATCTTTACACATCAAAACCATGCATCTCCAAAATGTCACCTTCTCATGAGctaagaaaaaaacagcattggtgacaatacatttttttcagataATCCAATGGATTTTTAAATGGCGTACGTATTTTAagcccattaaaaaaaaagtaatccttTAGTTTATCTGAACAATTTAGCAAAAAATGAAGATGCATGTTTTTCACTGGAAGTCTGCCTGGTTCACAGCCTTTATCATCCTTGCACACTCTTCACAGTAGAGCTGTAAATGATATGTTCAAATATGATTTTAATCAAAACTTAAACCAGAAAAGGTTGATAGTAAATGCACACTCAGTCCATAAAAACACATAGGCTCAAGTATATTCAATCACCACTGGTGAGATCAATGTGTTTTGCTCAGCACGTCATCAGACTCCTCTTCACtagttaaatattaaatttttcACTatgtacatatatttatatttctgttccaGCTCAATATTTGTCTGTATGTAAGACAAGTCTGCTGTAATCTACAACAAACCCTTCCTTTAATCACCTTCCACCAATCACCAAGTTGATTTCATTGTGTACGTGAGGCTCCTGAGTGTGTGAATAAATGATTGTGGTTGTGATAGGGAATGCTCTTTCACATTATTAATTGCATCTGAATCAGTGTTGCTGGATCCTCCTGGAATATATATCGACTGCTCTGAGTAGGCCTATTATTATTAAACTTTCACTTGAACTAACGTCCCAAGCAGCTGAAACGCAAGGTTTCTGTcttactgtaggctatattctaTTATTCATCTGCCTCATTATCAAATCTAACAGCAGGGTGTGTCGCTTTGTTATTAGGCCATGCTGGATATAATGGAATGAAGAAAAGGATGACGTTTAGGCCGAATAGAACACTGCTGCAGGCAGGGATTTGCTGCACACCCAATCTTTTCGGGACAATGGGGACAATTTGGCCACCGACTAAGCCTTATATGTGAGTAACTGTAACCCATGTTTCAGCTCTAAGAATCTATTATTCACAATCAGCAGAAATGTGCTAGTTTCGTATCATTTCTCTGGCTGCAGGAAGGCACTTAGACCTGCAGCTTCAAAAACATGTCATCCAGGTTCAACACCATGGACAGCAGCTTCCACCTTTCATTTCAGCACCTGGACAGCGACTCGCGCCCACAGCACAACTGTGGCCTCATCATGGTGTGGTAACAAAAGCCTGTTGTACTCCAGCGGGCAGCACTTTGTACCGGGCAGTGTGGGACATGTATTTCACTCAGGCTGTCAAAAATGGACGATTGTAGGTCGAGGGAATCGATTGCTACTATTGGTTAAGCttaaacttgtgtgtgtgtgtgtgtgtgtgtgtgtgtgtgtgtgtgtgtgtgtgtgtgtgtgtgtgtgcgtgcgtgcgtgcgtgcgtgtgcgtgtgaagTCCGGCTAgtctgtatatatgtgacaCAAACCCGGCAGACCTGTCTGTCAGACTCAAGCGCTCTGACAGGGGCGCGCGTCTCTGAAAGCCGCGGGTTCACATCATATTAATTCCCCTAAAAATGTTTTGATTCAAAGtagtttgtattttatgttgcCAAGGGCAATCGAAAAGAGCTATTGCCGGTAGTGCAGTCAGTGGAGCGCGCGGGCCCAGAGGCGATAACGGTATTTAAGCAACGGAGAGTAGCCTCGGGCTGCGGCGCGAGCGGCGGGCGGGATCACACGCGGAATCAAACGCCTTTTACGAGTTTGCCACgaaaattaaagaaaaagagacacgGGCCAAATGTCATTCTCCTCATATTTTAACAACAATGTTTATAGCTCCAAAGTAAGCCAGCCAATGTCTTGACAGAAAAGAGAGGCGCGTGCACGGGCTATGGTGGCGGGAGCGCGCGCCTGACAGATCAGCTTGATCTGTGAGGCTGCTGTTAGAGCTGAACGGGGAAAGGGATAGCAGGGTGATTAAAAACACAGACGACTCCTCCTAAGTAAGATCCGCGTTTCTTGAGTgattttcttttgaaaaaaaggTTATGTGAATATTCATGCCGCCAAAGCCGCAGTCAGAAAGAACAACATTAATATGATCTCGGCTGAATCCGGGGCCCCGCTCGGCATTAGCATATCAAAGCGTCCGCCCGAGGCGAGAGAAGCTATCGATACGGGAGCGGGAGGTAAAGCAAAGATTATTGGTTGTGATGGTTGCAGCGGCTGATCTCAGGGCCAAATACGGCGCACCATTAACCGAAAGTGATAGCGAAGGGATTCCCGCGTCAATCCGAGAGAAAAGCCCCAACACCTAGGCAGAGCTGATGAAAAATTAAACCCTAGACAGAGCCTGAAAACTATAGCCTAGTCCagactaaaaaaacaaacaaaaaaacaaaacaaacaggcgTTGATAAACCTAAACGTTGTTAAAACCCAGACTCCACACCAAGAGTCAACCTGAGCCGCCTCTACGACTCAGCATGTAAAGGCTGTGGATTCATTCTACTGTCTATGATTAAACAGGAACATATGAGAAACAACAATTACTGCACTCCAGAAACCTAATTATCCCTGTGATATGGTTTACATTACAGCCCACAGATAAAtacacaagagaaaaaaaaataataataaaatgaaattgaatttGCCCAGAAGCAATCAAATGTGGTCGAGCAGCCAAATGAAAATGATATCCTGGATTGCCCCCTTTAGTTTCATGTAATTCTCTGGGCTTACATGAACGATAGTTTCTGTTACCACATCGAACTGAATTGGATTTATTAATTTACAATAGTCAGAATAGACCTATAATTACATTTGTAGACGTTTAGTTTCTTAAATTAAGCCTCGCATCCGTTTAAAGTCCTATTTAAAGTCTGCAAAATTGTGGGTTATAGACTACTAGAAAAGTTGTAGCATAAATAAGGGGCTATTCCTTGAGTATCCTTGTTTTCCTATGTAATCATTACAGGTGAGAGATAAGATCATAATAACAATGTTTGGGGATTGTGATGAATTCATGATCTTAAAAACAGCATgaatattacattacatcaattgtttatttaatctaaataaaagtctaaaaaaaagcCTACAGGTTTGACTTCAAACATGACGTGCCTGTTGTACTATTGTGTGTATGCTATAATATGTCAAATATAGGCTACATCTGAGGGTGAGCCTCGTAAAGTCAAATCAGTGCCATATTAATGActttgttgacattttaatttcctGGGAGAAAAACAACCTCAAAGGCGATGTTTAAAGTGACTGGGAAAAACCCCCCGTAGGTGTTGAGTGACAGTCCATTTCATACTGGAAATGGGAAGCACCGTGTCTGCGCGTGTACAGTGTGTTAGTGTTTAAATAGGCGAGGAAACGGGGCCGTTCCTGCTGTAACATGTTGACAGCAGACAAGAGACGAGTGCTCcgcctgtttgtctgtctgtctgctcgcTGTCGTGTCGAGCTGTGAGTGTTCACGGCCTCAGGTACAACAATAGAGAGAATAAACGGGGCCTTACCTCTCCGGATGACGCCCCCTTGGCCGTTCAGCACGAGCCCACACTGCGCTTCCACGGAGCCCTGCGGAGAGACTCACTCATTAGGATGAGAAGGCAGGGGACATCACTTCAcccagattttttatttatttttttatactgcTGGAGCATAGTTCACTGTCAGGCTACAGGAACACCTGAAATTAATGACTCTCGTTTTTCTTGGGAGCTGTTATGCTTTTATGGACATCCATTTACCATGACACAAacggatagatagatagatagatagatagataatctTTCAGAGGAGAATGTTCTCTGAAAAAATCTTAGAGAAATGAAACTAAGGCCATACAATTAATGCAATATCATAATAAAGCTGTACATTTCAACATACATGTAATGATAATAGCAGCACTGTTGATAGAGATCCCCATACATAGGGTTACTAAATGTTCCTTAAGGCAACACAGTCCTATATGTGGTAATATGTCCTGTAAATCCCATAGATCAGTGGTTCTTCATTTGGCTTGCATCCAGTTAAAACACTGACCTGTTGTAATGTGTTTTAATACAGTGGGCTGTTGAATCATTTTTAGAATGTAGGACTTTAAGGTATTAAATATGTCGCAAAAAAACCTTAGACTATAAaaagttttacaaaaaaaacaaaacatttctgcatcagaatataaaaaaaaaatattttctacaCCATTTATCTTATGCCCCCTCAAATGTATCTTACGACTCCTTTGGGTGGTCTCGACCCAcatgttgggaaccactgcataTAGATCATGGTATCGTAAAGTTTGGCAATCAGAGCTTACACATGTCACCTTATAGCTTCTAAACATAGGCCCTGTTGCACGCCCTGTGAACTATATTTTACTGCTCGAACCCTTTTTGTTAGAAAGTGTAGGCTACGTCACTTAGCAGACTTTGAGTAAAATTGAGGGCACAGTAAATTAAAGGATGCAGCTCACGGCTCACCCAGAAACGAGCTTAATTTGAAAGGCTTCAGGCTATAAGCGAGGACAGCACAACTCGTCCAGGCTGAGAGAAAAGAGTGCTGTGTTTGTCGCAGCCACCAACCTGTTGGGGATCACTCTGTAGCATACACACAACAAGCAGCCTACATGTAGCCTATGGAAACCTTTTTACCGCCGCCATTTTGGTCCAGTTCAGACTCGCGTGCTATCAACAATGTCATCAAGAAAGGAGAACACGCGCCTTTATTCATAAAACACTTAATCCCCCGTGTGAGCCTCGAGGCCTGGCCCACGCAGAACCCTGATTAAAATAAACTGGGAGAAAAGGAGCtggttgtagttctttcttaaCCAGCTCCTGCtctgtttcttttcttcttattcCGAAGCTAAAGTGATTATAAAATCAATATACAAAACGCAGAGGTCTTGCATGAATTAGCTTAGTGACGGGAGAAAGGTGTGGCAGCTGCTTTTGTTCAGCATGAAAATCTCTTTAACGCGCTCAAAGATGCGACCGGGCTGCGCGAGACCATAGGCGCATCTGTTCCGTTCATACATCCGCCTCGCGCAAGCTCAGGTTCACGAGccgtttctttctttttctcaatAAAGGGGTCAAACCTGTGCTCTTTTCAAGTGCCAGCGGCTTAAGATAAATATAGTATTTGCTATAACAATCAACTGCGAGCCCATAGgtttgaaattaaaatgaaatcattttgaaataatgaaataatattCATTTTAGACTACTGTAATTTAACAACAAATGTTACGTAGAATAAATGCCATATTATCACGGGATTCAAATTATTAAATTCCATGTAGGCTATAAATCGTCTAAAAGTAATCCATGATGAAAGatcaataaaaataataatcctgCAGGAACAATTATAATTCTCTAAATGTGCTGCAATATTAAGTGACAATTCACAgtaggctatttttttttttaaatttaaaacacattatCGTCCGGTTACACTGCCACACCctttaaataaagtaaaataaattaatttcaaGAAAACTGAATTATTGTTATGAAATATGcctataataaatatattactGATTATTTATCGTCATTAAAATGATGCTGTTATTATTACTGCTGCTATTTAAACATAGTGTAAACATAGCGTAGCGTAGTAAAAATGTGGATAAAAGCGACTCGATCGAGCTGGACTTGAGTGGAGTTGGTAAATAGTTAACGTGACTGAAATGATGTGTCGCGGTGTTAAATTGTGTTTAACTAAGAGAGACGCGTTTTAAGCAGCTCAGATGTCGCTGCATAAGTAACAAAGTTGATTGACGTTAAGTCGGTAATTGGATAAACTACGGTGCTTTATGGTGCTCGAGCTGGGCATTGTGCCCTGAACCCCCGATCCGTTAATCCGCCCTTTACCGGAGAATAGAGCAACCAGCGGCTTTTCTTTGCCTCAACAGACagccggacacacacacacacacacacacacacacacacacacacacacacacgaaccgTGCGAATCCGTTTTCATCTCGACCATTTCTTTACATCGAAAAGAATTATGTAAAATATGGGTCTCGTATGTTTCTGGAAAAAATAAAGAGCGGATTTCACAATAGGATTGTATAGACTGCCAGTCAATTAACCTTTAGAAACAGGCCTTCCTTTCAGAGGCACTGCGCCGGGTGGACTTGACATTTAGGCTACTTAGCCTGTTGTACAGTCACGTTTGGTTTGGCAACAAAATTATCTCAAGATGAAATCCAATATTATTTACTCCAAAGTAGGACAGAGTCACTGGCGGGGCATAACCTACAGGCCAAATGTTATACAGCCTTGTCAGTGTCATAGACAACAGACAGatgaagcagacagacagacagacatctgGCGCTGTCTTTCTGTTCAATATTTTTGGAATTGCTGTGTTGCTGGTACAatagggggaggaggggggttcAATAGTAGGCCAGTAGGGCAGGGATACTGGACCTTGTGGCAGCCATCAGACTCTGTATAGTAGTCTAGCCTACTATTATCATATTATGGAACAGTGTTAATAAACCAGAAAGGAGAAGCCGAAGGAAGGAGAAATAAAGGGGTTGCAATAAGGTGACAGGAGACTGTGAATTAGCAGGGAAAGAGTGATGGAGGCCTCCGGTACCTGCAGTTCGTCTGATCCTGACGAAGGGAGACCAAGGCCGCCGCCGGGCAGCAGCCTCTGGTCCGGGTGGTGCATACCGACGCCGTAGGCCTGGGAGCCGTGTGACGTCATCAGCGACAGGTCATGGCGCCGGTAAGCGTCGAGGCAGCCCAGCTCGCGCCGCTGCTGCTCGTCCAGGCACGAGGACTTGAGGGCCGAGCGCGCATTGTGCAGGTTGATGAAGTCGGCGGGCTCTCCGTGGTGGATCTGCTGGTAGTACTGGCCCGAGTGCAGCGAGTTGAGCCCGTAGGCCTCCGGGGCCACGGCCGGGTGGGAGTGCTGGAACTCGTAGTGGAAGGACTGGTGGTGGAGGGGTGTGTACTGGTGGTTGGCCGAGAAATAGGGCGAAGCGAACTCCGTCCCTGCCGGCGCCGGGTAGGTGagcggggaggaggaggagtaggcGACCGAGGAGTTGGCCACGGACTCCAGGCACCCGAGCTGCATGAGCCGGTAGCTGTTTGATCCGTCGTGACGTATCTACAAGATAATAAAGAGACGGGGAGATATATGAGCCGTGTCATTTAGCATCAGCCggtgtctcctctctctgcctcccaaacacactgaaaaacaCAACTCAAACACTcaaagcgtttttttttttttcttttttttcttcttccactTTAAACCACCTGAAGGAGATGTCATTTCCACACGCCCGGGAGGGGAACGAACGCACGGCAACAGGAGCCATCGGTATTTTCTCCCCTCCCTTTGGCATGCCTGTCACTTTCCTTGCTACGTTTTAAAACCCGTGctgttatatattattattattcccgAGCTGTTGGCAAATTTACTGTCCCGGCTCTCTCGCTCAT
It contains:
- the tfap2d gene encoding transcription factor AP-2-delta, encoding MSATFPGLVHDAEIRHDGSNSYRLMQLGCLESVANSSVAYSSSSPLTYPAPAGTEFASPYFSANHQYTPLHHQSFHYEFQHSHPAVAPEAYGLNSLHSGQYYQQIHHGEPADFINLHNARSALKSSCLDEQQRRELGCLDAYRRHDLSLMTSHGSQAYGVGMHHPDQRLLPGGGLGLPSSGSDELQGSVEAQCGLVLNGQGGVIRRGGTCVVNPTDLFCSVPGRLSLLSSTSKYKVTIAEVKRRLSPPECLNASLLGGILRRAKSKNGGRCLREKLDRLGLNLPAGRRKAANVTLLTSLVEGEALHLARDFGYTCETEFPSKAVGEHLARQHSEPKETSARKKMVLATKQICKEFQDLLSQDRSPLGSSRPTPILDLDIQRHLTHFSLITHGFGTPAVCAALSTFQTVLSEMLNYLDKNSSGKTSTDQQINNSSEKTQLRKTAEPQSKDGKTEKTE